The following nucleotide sequence is from Nothobranchius furzeri strain GRZ-AD chromosome 11, NfurGRZ-RIMD1, whole genome shotgun sequence.
GACTCGTGGTTACAGAAAGACATCACTGTATTTGGAAGGGTCCTGATAACAAAAATGGAAAGTCTGTCAAGAATATCCTGCTTATTCGCTCGAAATCTCAGACAAAATAATTAAACTTATCAATCGTATGAATTATAATTTTATTTGGAAAAATAAATGTCAGTATATTAGGAAAGCTGATGTGGTCAAGGAGATAGACGAGGACAGTTTAAATGCTATCGATTTTGCGGTTATAAATGGTGTGCTTAAGTTTAGATGGCTTAGTGCATTTGTACAGTTTAAAGATTCCCTTTGGTTCAGCATTCTCAAGACAATATTTCAGAAAGTTGGAGGGATAGAATTTCCGTTGCGTTGTGACTATGATATAGGAAAATTATCTGTAAAAGGACTATCATAAACAAGTTCTCCTTTACTGGAACCAAATATTCAAGCATTTCACCCCACACAATTCACCCTTGTGGAACAATACATATGTTCTATCAAATAAGAAATCGTTATTGAAAGTTGGTTcgattaaggaatttgggtgataTCTGATTTACTGGATGAGCATGGCTATCTTTTGAAATGTGAAGATTTGCATAATACGTGTTTTATGATATGCTCACCAAGTGAATACAAGAAAGTCATTAAAGCCATTCCAGTTCCTGTCAAAACGATGACTCATCAAACAAGGATACAAAGGGGTCAGAGATGAGATCTTTGTGTAGAAGGAATTAGATTAAATAGTAAGGAATTTTCTAACAAATTTGCCCGTAAGATTTTAACAATCCAACATTACCTTTACCAGCCAAAAAGGAAATGTATTTTACATTATTTTAATGAATCTGAGAAGGAAAATCCCACATAAAGCGAAGGAGGTAACATTcaaaattttaaatatttatcCATCCAATAACTTTCTACATGTTAGATTTAACTGGAATAATTCATGTGGTTTTTGTGTAATATAGAAAATGTTGATCTTTTTTTATGCGAGTGTGTCAAAGATTTTTGGTGTTCTGTTCACACTTGTTTGTCTAAGCATGTAAAGTAAATCCATTAACTGGTCTGCTATAAAAGTGGGGTTGTTTTTGAAGGACAAAAATCAAGAACTCTTGGTAAATGTTTTGATTTAACTGGGAAAACATTTTATCCACAGATGTACATTCATCAAGGTTAAGCCTCATTTAAGCGGATGGAAAAAGGACTTGGAACTGTTTAAGAAAAGTTTATTTTATATGGAGAAGAAAGATGTCTATCTTCTTTGTTGGATATTTTCAAACTTCTAGAATAAGGCCCTCACACTTTCATGTTTTTATGTTAGTTACTTTTatgttagttactttttgtcatggtgggaggcagtttcttgacccacgacatgcagaatcacaacacagagCCGGTGAGTACGTAAAAacgtttttattattaaatgaggAGAAAAGGGAACCGATgagtgcaggactggcagcaagattccaggaggagattctgaggagggagaaagagtgAATTTTTGGTGGGAATGACGGAGAATAATCTTAAAACGGGAGCTTACTGATTGCAGGTAGTGGTGAGAGGCTCGGGGAGGgctaggtcaggtccgggtgagcagggGAGATCCAGAAGGTGAAGTAACTGTTTAATCCAGAGGTGAGGTAGGAGCGGAGGTTGATGAGTGCAGGTGAGcgactgagagcgggcggccagaggAGGAGGCAGTGTGATCAGGTTGTAGAAGTCCAGGTGGATATGGAATGATGGAGTGTGGAGCAAAAACCTGGAGAGGAACAGGGAAGAGCGGTCAGGGTCTTTCTGGCGACAAGATCACAGGCAAAAAATCACAGGAACTAGTCAAATACAGGTTCAAGACATGTaaaaggctagagctacccaaacagagtaatcatccggtgaagtgaagtgtcacactgctccttaaatcccctggacctttatgacaggattagctgcagctggaagctctcagacacgcccacctgtgaacaacagggttacaggcaggcagctcaccacggaccatggcaCTTTTTCTTTGTGTTATTATAATTCTGTGGTAAAAGCTGATTCAACACGTTTAGATACTGATAGAATGTTTGCCCTGTTTGTTGTATAAAAAAGttctattaaaaaaaataataaaaaacttctgagaccagcccctagcggatgagggtgtaACTGCAAATTtttctcacttcctgttttggtTCATATCCTGACCCGAATTATGCATTATTATGGAAGTTTGGTCATAGGGAGCCTTGTCtgaaagtcacgcccatctacttccggaccacagatcccaggaaaaacgaaaaaaaaaatgaatgcaagtcagtggggctaaaaacgcttgttttgtgccatggatttcacatatgcatgaattttaaagacatattttgataccaagaacgggcttattttcaaacaggggaaacagttttagattttgtgtgaaaataagtccagaactacaaatgtgcttcaagaAAAtggcgtcatcgaaccagacacggagaaaactgagtcaaaagggtaagttcagcaaacttcccacaggaggaaataaccaccataaatctggccatgtgtagCTTTCTacataggggagaggagattatgtggtgatgtcacatatgcgacctGCCGATTTCTGGtttgtggtgggggggggggggggggggcagtccgGTTTGAATGTGAAAACATTTCTGACACTCCGCTTGTGTCTCTCCATTGCAGAGTATAAACAGGCTTAACTTTAACCTGACTTGTTTGAATGTCAGTCATATAAGATTCTGTCACATAAAAATGACATGCTAAATCATAATTTTGAGATtatgtaaaacattttttttctaagtggcgggaatgggcttccataattTTAGCTGGGCCCCAGTGTGGTGTTTTAAGAGTAAATGCGCATGCGTAAACTAGGAGCCTGTGATGTTAGCTCCTCCCCCCCTTCCACAAGCTGATACCGGTCTAACTGATTGAGAGGCAGTTAGGTGTTCTCTGGGGCTCTGCCGAACATCTTTATGGAGTTTTGGGTTCGTTTTTGCTACTCTCGGCTCAGACTAGTGATTTAACAAAGAACGAGACATTTTTACTGGGTTTCCTGTCCCGTTTTGGTGTTTATTAGCAGCTGGAAGGTCTCCCCGAGCAGCTATTAGCAAAACCTTCCAGGTAGACTGAGCTTCCAGCTTCAGCACCGGCCCGGTACCGGTGTTAGTCGTTCACCGGGACCAGGTCCGTGTAATTGGAGGGATGGAAGGTAGGATAATCGGGATATTTGATTGTGCTTTCCTTATGCTATAGCAATGACAGTCTATGACTTTTTAAATGAACATTCTGTGGTAGGAAGTCTGTAGTTTATTTCACTTGGTAGAGGAAATGTATTATATTAActaattttacacacacacacacacacacacacacacacacacacacacacacacacactagttctACAACCTGCTGAGGGGATCCATATGTTGATGCCACACGCACACTCTCTGTAGAAGCCTACACACCACCTACCATTGACTAGTCTTGTGAAGGTgatcaataccccccccccccccccagcagatAAAGGTTTATCTGCAGCGAGAAGCTCTTATGTCATGACCATGAGGTCAGATCAGAGCAGGGTTTCATGTGATGCCATGTGGACCAAGTCAGGATGTTTGCTCTCATTGATCAGTTATGCTTCAGTTGAGGAATGCAGATGGAGCATCTTCTATCTGTTGAGGGACATGAGATCCTACAGTCTCCTGAACACTTAATCGGaggttttaatacatttgcagatgCATTTCCAGATGAAATTAGAAGTAATCAGGTTTTTAAATAACTTATTTGTTCATCTTCTGTGATTAAATGGATTAAGATGATTGTTCCTGTCTGTAGGGAGGACTCTGATGTCATGTATTAATCTTCACTGAGGACTGTTGCATTCCTACCTCTCCTGTGCCCTTTGTTCAGTGTTGTACCAGATCAGCCGTGTTTCTGCGTTTAGATCCGTATTAACTACCAGCTTAGGCTTAGCTGTACAAAACAGGTTTCACACTCGTCATGTTATAGGTAAACATGTTTCCTTGTAAATGTTCCCCTTTAACCTGCACTGTACTGTAGATAATAGATTATGTAAACAAAGATGTTTATGCAACGAGTCAAAGCATTTAATACGTCATGcttgtttgttttgcatttttCTTAGAATTTGCACCAAAAATGGATGGTCTTCTGGAGAATCTGTCTAAAGCTGTAAGTGATAAAGATCATGTCACGCTTATGTAGGCAAAACTGAGAATTCAGGCCAACTTAAACAATTTAGTTTTTACTTCCATAACTCTGCAAAGCTCAGATGTTTTCTGTTGTATTTTGTAGGAATTCGTCGGCATTTGCGTTCAAGATCCCAGACTCCACAAAGACGATCACTGGCACACGCATGTCGACTATGAGATTTGTCTACATGTGAGTGCTGCTAAAAGCAATGGATGTGGTTTGTGTTACAAGTTGAATAAACCTGCTTTCTTCAGACAAACAGCATGTGTTTTCGGAAGAAGACTTCCTGTGTCAGACGCCGTTACAGTGAGTTTGTTTGGCTGCGGCACTGTTTGGCTCAGAACGGCCTGATGATGTGAGTTCAAACTCAAACGTTTCCAAGAATCTGGACTTGTAGTTTGTTTCTTGAAGATTTTTTTCCTCGTTCCACAGAGAGCTGCCTAAGCTGCCGCCCTGGAACCCGTTTTTCTGTCTGAAGAACAGGCAGCAGGTGGACCAAAGGATGAAGGGCCTGCAGGAGTTCTTGGAGATGTGCGTTTGAAGCTCTCTGTGGTTGTAGGTTTCCCACCCTCCATGTTCTCACGGTGACCTCTCCTCCTCTCCAGTGTTCTTCAGAATCCCTTGCTGTTATCCGACAGTCATCTCCATCTGTTCCTCCAGTCGGACCTGAGCATCTCTAGGATTGAACGGTGTGCTCTTGGTAAAACCAGGTACACGGTGGCTGAAGCCATTCAGCGTTCCCGCTGTGGGTACGCCGCCAGTTTAGAGGACAAGACTTCCTTTGACTCAGACTATGAAAGGTTAGTATTCGGCTCTCATGAGCACGTGAGTGATTCCGATGTTGACTGATGAGCCTGGGTTTCCCTCTGCAGCTCTGTGTCATCGGGGCTCAGCATCGACACCACGGTGGAAGAAAGGCCCTTCCTCCGCTACCCTGAGACAGATCTGTAACCCAGCTGTCCTCCCGTCTCACGCGTGTGGACGTTTACTCTGATGTGCATCACCGCACCCCCTCTTAGTCCTCTGAGCTCTTGTGATTCTTtacctccaaggaccattgttttatttttatggtgTCATTCTTCCACTGTGACACTAATTTTAATTGAACTCGTACTTGGGAGTACTGTCATCTTTTTAAAGTATTGTACAAAATGTAAAGTCAATCTAAGAGTAAGTTCTTAAGTACGAAGCATATTTTATTACCCTAAAGCTGCACTGTGGTCCTGAAGGCACGTTTTCAACTATGTAATTGTTTTTAATgtattaatattttttatttgttgaagGATAAATAAATtgtcttttttaaagtaacacatCTGTTTTATTGTGAAGATAAAAATGCACTCTGCTAACATTCCAGTAGAGGGAGTGTTGACAGCATCTGAAGTGTGAAAGCAAAGCCCTGTAGTTCATCTGGAGGTCTTGTCAGTTCAGAACTTCCAGTGGGAGCAACATCTAAAGGAAAACCTTTAGAGATGAGTTCAAGCTATCCCTACGACTAAAACAAAAGTAGAGTAGTTGTGATTAACCACAGGTTTGGTGCGAATCTCTGCTCTCCCAGGTGAGACGGTCTACAGATGAGGAGGGCTAATTAATTTAACTCTGATTGCTTTTGGGCATCGCCCAAGGAGAACGAGGCAGCTTCTGATGGCATCTAAGCGAATGAGCCGGACTTGTTGTAAATTGAAAGCTGGTGAAAGAAGCAAATGCTCATTAAAGCAGACAGCAGCTGCTGCTCCTGAAACCGCTGCACGGACGTGCAGTCGGCCCGGCGTTAAACCTGGCCTGTCCCGCCGCGTCaacctccctctcctggaccGGCTGTCTCCCTGCACGCAGCAGCCATAATGAAGCTGTCAGTGACTTCACACCAGCCGCTGAGCTGTTTTCATGCAGCAAACACGGACGTGTACACACATCTGAAAACACTGACAGTAGTGAAACACACACGCGCTGGTGAAGGCTGTGCATGAATGAACATTTTCTCATCCTGTCATTTTCCGAGTCCCACTGGTTTGTGTTTGGAGCTCTCAATCTGTTTGCCGTTAAGGTTGACCTTATCAACGTTACCCTGTGACAGGCGTACAGTATGACACACTCTGCTTGGTTCAGAGCGGGTCCATTCTCTGACAAAATGAaatgatgctgtgtgtgtgtgcgtgtgtgtgtgtgctcacatcTGCTGTTATTTTCAGAAGGAGGGGAAAACATCCAGCATTTGGATATTGAGTATTCACCGTACATGTCTGTTTCAGCTTGGTAATTTATAACTCAATTTCCAGTGTGCATTGATGCGCGTCATACCTCCAAAACACCAAACAAAGCCCAAACCCAATTGTATTTGAAAGCAATTAGGGCGTCCACTGAGTTGTGAACGGGCCTCGCTGCGATGGCGCCGGGCCCGTGTGATATTTTTAATTGTTAATTTTCTGTCGCATTAGTCAACTTCAGTGCTTTTGGAAAGGTGACCAAGTGCCTACAGGCAGCTGGTGAAGTGACTCGGGGCATACTCCCATGTTAAAGGGGTGGAGGTGCTGTCGTGCACGAGTTAAACGACATGAAGGGTAGATCATATTTACAGCTGCTTTACGGTCAGAATCCTGCAGCGGGTCAGCGTCAATATTGGTTTAAGTTTACGAGTGTGAATTATTAGCTCATTTAGACTTTCACCTGATGCCACCACGGGGAATGGACTCACCTCCCTGACCGTACAAAAGCCAACAATGGTAAAATCCATATGAGCAATTAGCCGGCATCACTCTCACCGTGCCCCTGTGTGGATCTCCTCACCCGGTTTCTATTTTTCTCCCCTTCTCCTCCTAGCCTTCATTATCTCTCCATAGGCTGCCGAGTTAATTACCTGGTCTCTTCTCTGCTTGGACGTTGTTGTTGCTGACGCTGCAGCTCAGCTGTCTAACTCTGGAGGATGCAGGCCTCCACTCAGCGGTGTGTTTTAgggaggggtcaaaggtcatgactGGTGTTGTACGTTGGGATTATTCTCTCAAGTGCTATTGTGCGAGGCGTCATTAAAAGTCAGTCTCTCCTCCCCAGGCCTGCCACCACCGGGCTGAAACACACACTTTCTGAGCAGGCTCGCCAGCCATTTAGCAGCTAAAATATGACCCGCGCACAGATAAATGTCAGCGGGCCGTCTATCTGAGAGTGTTAAAAGTCAGCTAATGGAGATGACATATTATCAGCCCAAATGACTGCCATAAAAGCCCTCGCCCAGGCCGGCCCGGCTCGGCCCGGCCGCTGTGACCGCAGACTCAGAACCGGCTCAGCCAGCGCGTGATCTCATATCTGAATCTTGTGGATCCGATAAATCCTGCAGCCGTGTCCGGTGACGCTGTGGAGAAGGAACTCCAAGATGAATGGGATGTATTTACTTGCATTACACACACTCCATTTAACGCTGTGGCTGTAATAACCTCTCACCTTTGACCTTTCGTCCCGTAATTAGGAACCAAGTCAGCCTCACTGTTGCTGCTTGACAGACGCAAAGCTGCATTTTAAAATCAATACTTGAAGATCCTACACAGGTACgttattgccccccccccccccccatttttctATTAATTACCCCTCTCCATCCATGCGTGCCTCCCTCTCTGAGTGAACGGAGCAGTTGTAATTGCTTCTCTCTGGAGCAGTTAGAGGCGACACAAAGGAACCGTACAGAAACCACATTTGCATTCCAGATGAGCTGAGatggagacggggggggggggggggggggggggggggctgccctCCTGCCCCACACTGAACAGCTTCACTTGCACTCTAcctttctccttttttctctccatccctccctccatctTATCAACTCCCACCACCTtcctccccccacccccgctcgcaGCATGCCTCCCCTTGCATTGTCTTTCCAGAGAGTTCCAAGGTCGGCAGGAGCTTGCTCATCAGAGCAGGGTATTGTAGGCTTAATGCTGCTATGGATGagctaatttgtgtgtgtgtgtgtgtgtgtgtgtgtgtccctaggCGTGCACGTGTGAACATATAAGTGTGATAATTTGTGTGGCAGTATTTCTAATGGCTGTTAAAGAAGGAGGGGAGGCTGTAATTAATAACTCAAAACCTCAGAATTGCACTTTTTTACAACCTCCGATATCTTCCAGCCTCacaccatctctctctctctctctacacacacacacacacacacacacacacacacacacacacacacacacacacacactgctccttTTCCAGCTTGATAAGCATTTCTTGTTTGTTTCAGCATTTTGATCAATACAGTTAAAACGCCAAAGCTAGCATAATTAGGTCTGAGATGGCTCCCACTGTGACTGAATAGGCTtcacctggggaggcgctcaccattatcatcatccctctgtgtgtgtgtgtgtgtgtgtgtgtgtgtgtgtgtgtgtgtgtgtgtgtgtgtgtgtgtgtgtgtgtgtgtgtgtgtgtgtgtgtgtgtgtgtgtgtgtgtgtgtgtgtggttcattcCACACACAGTGGGATCTAATAGAGTTGACTAAGTGCGCATCAGGACGTAGATTAAAGAAGAACTTGGAGCTGTAGGTTAATTTTAGCAGGTGATGGAGTTTCCCATCCACCGTGCCTCCACTCACCTCCATCTGTATTCCCATAATCATTTGGGCAACTTGAACAATCCATCCCTGCCAGTGTGCTTCATTTCAATTTGTTATGGGCCACCTCAATCATCTTTTATTGGTTTATTTACTCAGAACGATACATAGATGGAGGCCAGAGTGATCATAAATTGTTCACAATTACCATTATGGACGAAGAAGCGACTCTCCTTTGTGCTCCAAATTCAAGGTAAAACGCTTTGTAAAATCCATCTTAGGCAGTAAAGAATGCTTTTAAGGACTCGATGCACATTTACCCCGAGATAAATGTCCAATATCTGAATTTAATCCTCATATCAATGCTAGATCAGCCAACCTAAAGGGTTAAAGTTATTCCTTCATCCCTGCCCATGCACATTCATTTCAAATGTAATGAAGTGTTGCAGGGCTGCATTCCAATTATCACGCATCTCCTCCTTTCACAAAGTGCACGTGTTTTCCAGAGATGCTTATTTTAGCCAGActgtccctttaaagagcaaaCATGGTGAGGAGACATCTCAATTCTGATCACAGCCAACAAAGAGCTTAATATGAtatgtggctgtgtgtgtgtgtgtgtgtgtgtgtgtgtgtgttgaattgTACAGGTGGTCTGTATGGGAGCGAGGGCTGTTTGGAAAGGGGAGGATTTCAGAGTCGCACATAGGCTTATGTCTAcaacagctctgtgtgtgtgtgtgtgtgtgtgtgtgtgtgtgtgtgtgtgtgagtgtgtgtgcactaTGGGGAGagaagcagggtgggaggaggattTAGACCTATCATAAAGGAATCCCCCCCCTTCCAAGCCCGTAGCTCATCCCGACACTTTTATGCCTTTTTATTTTCAGGCCCATTGCAGCCCAGCCCAGAGATGTGATTTATACTGGCTGGCAGCATGGGCACTGCAGCAAGAAAGACAGAtggaaggaggaggaggtggggagGGGTTAGTGGGAGCTGCTGGGGGAAGACAGGAtaggagtgtgtgtgcgtgtgtgtgtgtgtgtgtgtgtgtgtgtgctgttaaaaagagagagagat
It contains:
- the snx10a gene encoding sorting nexin-10A: MEEFAPKMDGLLENLSKAEFVGICVQDPRLHKDDHWHTHVDYEICLHTNSMCFRKKTSCVRRRYSEFVWLRHCLAQNGLMIELPKLPPWNPFFCLKNRQQVDQRMKGLQEFLEIVLQNPLLLSDSHLHLFLQSDLSISRIERCALGKTRYTVAEAIQRSRCGYAASLEDKTSFDSDYESSVSSGLSIDTTVEERPFLRYPETDL